The Janthinobacterium lividum genome has a window encoding:
- a CDS encoding sulfite reductase subunit alpha: MIFTHDTTRLALLAALSLSYAGVCLAPWLRARAKRRASAAAKAALADSPAWLVAYASQTGNAEELATQTAQSLQLAGIPVRLCALAEVTAIDLQQAERALFVVSTYGEGDAPDNAAAFMGRLMTGGVVLPQLHYGVLALGDRSYGQFCGFGRALDAWLAAQGASRLFERIEVDRSASAAIEQWFQHLSHLAGTSDAPDWSAPAFGDWRLTQRQLLNPGSAGGAIYHVELAPMAGTLPDWQSGDLVQVTAPADPSQPREYSIASIPHDGGVHLLVRQHAHPDGSLGLASGWLTAQAAVGDVVQLRLRQHRRFRLEDNAQRPLILIGNGSGIAGLRGHLKSRVLAGQRRNWLIFGERNLAHDFHYRDEIERWHASGDLPRLDLAFSRDQPERMYVQDRLRGNADEVKLWLQQGAAIYVCGSLAGMAGGVDQALQEMLGRPALDALAAEGRYRRDVY, translated from the coding sequence ATGATTTTTACGCACGATACGACACGGCTGGCCTTGCTGGCCGCCCTGTCCCTCAGTTACGCGGGCGTGTGCCTGGCGCCCTGGCTGCGCGCGCGCGCCAAGCGCCGCGCGTCCGCCGCCGCTAAGGCGGCGCTGGCCGATAGTCCCGCCTGGCTGGTGGCGTATGCGAGCCAGACGGGCAATGCCGAGGAACTGGCCACGCAAACGGCACAGAGCCTGCAACTGGCCGGCATTCCCGTGCGCCTGTGCGCGCTGGCCGAAGTCACGGCCATTGATCTGCAACAAGCCGAACGGGCCCTGTTTGTGGTCAGCACATATGGCGAAGGCGATGCGCCCGACAATGCGGCCGCCTTCATGGGCAGGCTGATGACGGGCGGGGTGGTGCTGCCGCAATTGCATTATGGCGTGCTGGCCCTGGGCGACCGCAGCTATGGCCAGTTTTGCGGCTTTGGCCGTGCGCTGGACGCCTGGCTGGCCGCGCAGGGCGCATCGCGCCTGTTTGAACGCATCGAAGTCGACCGCAGTGCCAGCGCCGCCATCGAGCAATGGTTCCAGCACCTGAGCCACCTGGCCGGCACCAGCGACGCGCCGGACTGGAGCGCGCCCGCTTTTGGCGACTGGCGCCTGACGCAAAGGCAGCTGCTCAACCCGGGCAGCGCCGGCGGCGCCATCTATCACGTGGAACTGGCGCCCATGGCGGGTACCTTGCCTGACTGGCAGTCGGGCGACCTGGTGCAGGTGACTGCCCCCGCCGATCCATCGCAACCGCGCGAATATTCAATCGCCTCGATTCCGCATGATGGCGGCGTGCACTTGCTGGTGCGCCAGCATGCGCATCCCGACGGTAGCCTGGGCCTGGCCTCGGGCTGGCTGACGGCGCAGGCGGCCGTGGGCGACGTGGTGCAGCTGCGCTTGCGCCAGCACCGGCGTTTCCGCCTGGAAGACAATGCCCAACGGCCTTTGATTCTGATCGGCAACGGCAGCGGCATCGCCGGCTTGCGCGGCCACCTGAAGAGCCGCGTGCTGGCGGGGCAGCGGCGCAACTGGCTGATCTTTGGCGAGCGCAACCTGGCCCATGATTTCCATTATCGCGACGAAATTGAACGGTGGCACGCCAGCGGCGACTTGCCGCGCCTGGACCTGGCGTTTTCGCGCGACCAGCCCGAGCGGATGTACGTGCAGGACCGCCTGCGCGGCAATGCCGACGAAGTCAAGCTGTGGCTGCAGCAGGGCGCGGCCATCTATGTTTGCGGTAGCCTGGCCGGCATGGCGGGTGGCGTCGACCAGGCCCTGCAAGAAATGCTGGGCCGGCCCGCGCTCGACGCACTGGCGGCCGAAGGGCGCTACCGGCGCGACGTCTATTGA
- a CDS encoding FAD:protein FMN transferase, which yields MRRVLLPQHMSDQVAPPGAAIRDLRGLTMGTSWSVRLLESAMPGRAGSADLQQGLQQQLDLVVAQMSHWSDESDLGRFNRAEPGSWHSLPGAFCEVLGFAMHVSKASGGAYDPCAGALVNLWGFGPRNRYDEPGFLPPKDDTVALLLAQRQRRRLELDLPARRARQPGGLQLDLSAVAKGYGVDRLARYLDSQGIHHYLVEVGGELRGAGSKPDGQPWWVMLEQVDGAADSADNTQHPPEMLLALHGLSVATSGDYRRFFEDGTVRFSHTIDTRSGMPIANQLASVTVVHAECMAADAWSTALTVLGPEAGMALAEEQGLAARFLQRDGHGYHETLSSHMLAMLDE from the coding sequence ATGCGCCGGGTCCTGCTGCCGCAGCATATGTCCGATCAGGTCGCGCCGCCCGGCGCCGCGATCCGGGACTTGCGCGGCCTGACGATGGGCACCAGCTGGTCGGTGCGTTTGCTGGAGTCCGCCATGCCGGGACGCGCGGGCAGCGCCGACTTGCAGCAGGGCTTGCAGCAGCAGCTGGACCTGGTCGTGGCGCAAATGAGCCATTGGAGCGACGAGTCCGACCTGGGCCGCTTCAACCGGGCCGAGCCCGGCAGCTGGCACAGCCTGCCTGGCGCGTTTTGCGAGGTGCTGGGCTTTGCCATGCACGTGTCGAAGGCGTCCGGCGGCGCGTACGACCCGTGCGCCGGCGCCCTCGTCAATCTGTGGGGCTTCGGCCCCCGCAACCGCTACGATGAGCCGGGCTTCCTGCCGCCGAAAGACGATACCGTGGCGTTGCTGCTGGCGCAGCGCCAGCGCCGCCGCCTGGAACTGGACTTGCCGGCCCGCCGCGCGCGCCAGCCGGGCGGCTTGCAACTCGACTTGTCCGCCGTGGCCAAGGGCTATGGCGTGGACCGCCTGGCCCGCTACCTGGATAGCCAGGGCATCCATCATTACCTGGTGGAAGTGGGCGGCGAGCTGCGCGGCGCCGGCAGCAAGCCCGACGGCCAGCCGTGGTGGGTGATGCTGGAACAGGTCGATGGCGCCGCCGATAGTGCCGATAATACACAGCATCCGCCGGAAATGTTGCTGGCGCTGCATGGCTTGTCCGTGGCGACTTCGGGCGACTACCGCCGTTTCTTCGAGGACGGCACAGTTCGTTTCTCACACACCATTGATACGCGCAGCGGCATGCCGATCGCCAATCAACTCGCTTCCGTCACTGTCGTGCACGCCGAATGCATGGCGGCCGACGCCTGGTCGACGGCCCTGACGGTGCTGGGGCCAGAAGCCGGCATGGCGCTGGCCGAAGAGCAGGGTCTGGCCGCACGCTTCCTGCAGCGCGACGGCCACGGCTACCATGAAACGCTGAGCAGCCACATGCTGGCCATGCTCGACGAATGA
- a CDS encoding protein phosphatase CheZ: MTNAADDFDALFDEVSAQSAAAATPAPAPAPAPAVIADDDFDALFDSVSASAAVPAAAAPAAPEAVPVASADAPGEAADPVDQSDKPMFERLGGIVRLLHDSLRELGYDKALTEASSQIVDAQDRLEYVATLTEQAANKVLNTLDEGMPAQDVLSKKAKDMDSRWTALFDGKLSLEEFKALAGDSRQFAQAVAEATEAEKARLLEIMMAQDFQDITGQLIKKVVNITKTVEHELAQLLRDNAPAEVREKLAQKPVPLMQGPSVPSVALDQDNVDDLLADLGF; encoded by the coding sequence ATGACCAACGCCGCTGATGATTTCGATGCATTATTCGATGAAGTATCCGCGCAAAGCGCGGCCGCAGCCACGCCGGCGCCTGCCCCCGCGCCCGCTCCCGCCGTGATCGCGGACGACGATTTTGACGCGCTGTTTGACTCCGTGTCGGCCAGCGCGGCCGTGCCGGCAGCTGCCGCGCCAGCCGCACCGGAAGCGGTGCCCGTCGCCAGCGCCGACGCGCCTGGTGAAGCAGCCGACCCTGTCGACCAGTCCGACAAGCCGATGTTCGAGCGCCTGGGCGGCATCGTGCGCCTGCTGCACGATTCGCTGCGCGAACTGGGTTACGACAAGGCCTTGACGGAAGCGTCGTCGCAGATCGTCGACGCCCAGGATCGCCTGGAATATGTCGCCACCCTGACGGAACAGGCCGCCAACAAGGTCTTGAACACGCTCGACGAAGGCATGCCGGCACAAGATGTGTTGTCGAAGAAAGCCAAGGACATGGACAGCCGCTGGACGGCCCTGTTCGACGGCAAGCTGAGCCTGGAAGAATTCAAGGCCCTGGCCGGTGATTCGCGCCAGTTCGCGCAAGCCGTTGCCGAAGCGACGGAAGCGGAAAAAGCGCGCTTGCTGGAAATCATGATGGCGCAGGACTTCCAGGACATCACGGGCCAGCTGATCAAAAAAGTGGTCAACATCACCAAGACGGTGGAGCACGAGCTTGCCCAGCTGCTGCGCGACAACGCGCCGGCCGAAGTGCGCGAAAAACTGGCGCAAAAGCCGGTGCCGCTGATGCAGGGCCCGTCCGTGCCGTCGGTGGCGCTGGACCAGGATAATGTAGACGACCTTCTTGCGGATTTGGGATTCTAA
- a CDS encoding response regulator transcription factor has translation MIRIVIADDHTIMREGLKRILDGAPDIDIVGEAIDGFEVLNHVRQGGFDLLLLDLSMPGRSGVDLIRQIRSEAPKLSILILTMHEEEQYAVRAIRAGAQGYLTKESAGTQLVGAIHKVASGRPYISAEVAEQLVLNIMMPNESLLHKQLSDREFEVFSLLVAGKSITEIANNLHLSVKTVSTHKTRIMQKMGMSSLSEMVQYAVAHRLLSPFKT, from the coding sequence ATGATACGTATTGTGATTGCCGACGACCACACCATCATGCGCGAAGGATTGAAGCGCATCCTTGACGGCGCGCCGGATATCGACATCGTGGGTGAAGCCATCGATGGCTTTGAAGTACTCAACCACGTGCGCCAGGGCGGCTTCGACCTGCTGCTGCTCGACCTGTCAATGCCGGGCCGCAGCGGCGTCGACCTGATCCGGCAAATTCGCAGCGAGGCGCCCAAGCTATCCATCCTGATCCTCACCATGCACGAGGAAGAGCAATATGCGGTGCGCGCCATCCGCGCCGGCGCGCAAGGCTATCTGACCAAGGAAAGCGCGGGCACCCAGCTCGTGGGCGCGATCCACAAGGTGGCGTCGGGACGTCCCTACATCAGCGCAGAGGTGGCAGAGCAACTCGTGCTCAACATCATGATGCCAAATGAAAGCTTGCTGCACAAACAATTGTCGGACCGCGAATTCGAAGTCTTTTCCCTGCTGGTGGCAGGCAAGTCGATCACGGAAATTGCCAACAATCTGCACTTGAGCGTGAAAACCGTGAGTACGCACAAGACGCGCATCATGCAAAAGATGGGCATGAGTTCGCTGTCGGAAATGGTCCAGTATGCGGTGGCGCACCGCCTGCTATCCCCGTTCAAGACCTAA
- a CDS encoding DUF2325 domain-containing protein, protein MTKTSPCPSSAIVPATGPKRPRSLPRRRRLWELSHTCHCPLVGVGLPLGYLRKLVGKMTGGRVLADDYEVHVGAVTECGARNRLSEALQKELERRYAPVILRFRGAKTTEQVAQLWRTAVANGDVSGAFWAGLTHPRCDAELEEQMCRDLHMIQHQAGACVRADMGKFTALQEENARLAHELAKLQQRSQAALMEKTGELERQEAVLLRARAEAIGKDSVIDGLRAELAQLQAAIPALESRTRLVERLAQMDEREKELRLQIAELKQAQPRPTAAVPPPAPKLEVPTGGKLKMPIRLVDQSVLCVGGRSGNVATYRALIERVGAQFAHHDGGLEDNANLLDSSLAAADLVICQTGCISHSAYWRVKDYCKRTGKRCVFIDNPSISSLARGLQEVSSEMEPAALTTAE, encoded by the coding sequence GTGACAAAGACCAGTCCCTGCCCGTCATCAGCAATTGTTCCAGCGACGGGGCCGAAACGGCCGCGCTCGCTTCCGCGCCGCCGCCGGCTGTGGGAACTGTCGCATACCTGCCATTGCCCGCTGGTCGGCGTGGGTTTGCCATTGGGATACCTGCGCAAGCTGGTAGGCAAGATGACAGGCGGGCGCGTGCTGGCCGACGACTATGAAGTGCACGTGGGCGCCGTGACGGAATGCGGCGCGCGCAACCGCCTGTCCGAAGCGCTGCAAAAGGAACTCGAACGTCGCTACGCCCCCGTGATCCTGCGCTTTCGCGGCGCCAAGACCACGGAACAGGTAGCGCAACTGTGGCGCACGGCCGTCGCCAACGGCGACGTGTCGGGCGCCTTCTGGGCCGGCCTGACGCATCCGCGCTGCGACGCCGAGCTGGAAGAGCAGATGTGCCGCGACTTGCACATGATCCAGCACCAGGCCGGCGCCTGCGTGCGCGCCGACATGGGTAAATTTACGGCCTTGCAGGAAGAAAATGCGCGCCTGGCGCACGAACTGGCCAAGCTGCAACAGCGCAGCCAGGCCGCACTGATGGAAAAAACGGGCGAGCTGGAACGCCAGGAAGCCGTGCTGCTGCGCGCGCGGGCCGAGGCCATCGGCAAGGATAGCGTCATCGACGGCTTGCGCGCGGAGCTGGCGCAGCTGCAGGCAGCCATCCCGGCGCTGGAATCGCGCACGCGCCTGGTCGAGCGCCTGGCGCAAATGGATGAGCGCGAAAAGGAATTGCGCCTGCAAATCGCGGAATTGAAGCAAGCCCAGCCACGTCCGACCGCGGCCGTGCCGCCACCGGCACCGAAGCTGGAAGTGCCGACCGGCGGCAAGCTGAAAATGCCGATCCGCCTCGTCGATCAAAGCGTCTTGTGCGTGGGCGGACGCAGCGGCAATGTCGCCACCTATCGCGCCCTGATCGAGCGGGTCGGCGCGCAGTTCGCCCACCACGACGGCGGCCTGGAAGACAATGCCAACCTGCTCGACTCGAGCCTCGCGGCGGCCGACCTGGTGATTTGCCAGACGGGCTGCATCAGCCACAGCGCCTACTGGCGCGTCAAGGATTATTGCAAGCGCACGGGCAAGCGCTGTGTCTTCATCGACAACCCCAGCATCTCCAGCCTGGCGCGCGGCTTGCAGGAAGTGAGCAGCGAAATGGAACCGGCCGCGCTGACCACGGCAGAGTAA
- a CDS encoding hemin uptake protein HemP, translating to MQSSKPALIQDAASAHVRPPVSMTQPARRITSEALLQQGREVEIEHSGKIYRLRVTQLNKLILTA from the coding sequence ATGCAAAGCTCAAAACCAGCCTTGATCCAGGATGCCGCCAGCGCCCACGTCCGTCCTCCCGTCAGCATGACCCAGCCGGCACGCCGCATCACCAGCGAAGCGCTGCTGCAGCAGGGCCGCGAAGTGGAGATTGAGCACAGCGGCAAGATCTATCGCCTGCGCGTCACCCAATTGAACAAGCTGATCCTGACTGCCTGA
- a CDS encoding chemotaxis protein CheA — translation MDDMLKDFVVEAMDLAVNVEEHLLRLERDPDNKETLNAVFRSFHTIKGGAGFMGLPALVAACHLTENLFDALRTGAAPVTPIAIEAALQASGFVADQLTELANGAAPESLPAMPEELEHILTNAIEGKGMDAHAPAAAVVAEVAAPVAQVAEVAVAAPAAAAAVSTASADGLDWESMYNVVVPEASRVAAAPVSAVAAAPAVVAATPAAAAKPAGKAWDGAERREERPEVRHAAPVKEDSIRVDAVKLDALLEVAGESVQAANQAAVLLERLLQFKFEGQAATLMATLAETLERASRYSTELQRATLATRMQPVGRLFQKFPRLVRELAKDLGKDVELTIEGAETEVDRVVVDSLYDPLVHMLRNSLDHGVESPEARLAAGKPAKSYISLKAWQEANSVMIVLQDDGKGMDPVFLRSKAQQKGLISENAQLSNDECFQLVFLPGFSTKEVASSVSGRGVGMDVVKTAVEKNRGAIHIESTLGKGTKFAIRLPIELSIVPTMLVSTSGAALALPMAVVQRVVELPETFMEVGGAPVLKDQGRPLPVRSLAGALGYESCSERVGIVVAAPQPYILAVEAVDGTADLVIKPMTAITVEGITGTARSAEGELVLVVGLSFLMDGCRGSVRMAA, via the coding sequence ATGGACGATATGCTCAAGGATTTCGTCGTTGAGGCGATGGATCTTGCAGTTAATGTTGAAGAGCACTTATTGCGCCTCGAGCGTGATCCTGACAACAAGGAAACACTGAATGCCGTGTTTCGTTCTTTCCATACCATCAAGGGTGGCGCCGGCTTCATGGGCTTGCCCGCACTGGTGGCGGCTTGCCATCTGACGGAAAATCTGTTCGACGCCTTGCGTACGGGCGCCGCGCCCGTGACGCCGATCGCCATCGAGGCGGCGTTGCAAGCGTCCGGTTTCGTGGCTGACCAGCTGACGGAGCTGGCGAATGGCGCCGCGCCGGAAAGCTTGCCGGCCATGCCGGAAGAGCTGGAACACATCCTGACGAACGCTATCGAAGGCAAGGGCATGGACGCACACGCGCCGGCCGCAGCCGTGGTGGCGGAAGTGGCCGCGCCCGTTGCCCAGGTCGCTGAAGTTGCCGTGGCCGCGCCCGCCGCTGCCGCTGCCGTTTCCACCGCCAGCGCCGATGGCCTGGACTGGGAAAGCATGTATAACGTCGTCGTGCCCGAGGCTAGCCGGGTCGCTGCCGCGCCGGTGTCCGCCGTCGCCGCTGCCCCTGCCGTCGTGGCCGCCACGCCTGCCGCTGCCGCCAAGCCGGCCGGCAAGGCCTGGGATGGCGCGGAACGCCGCGAAGAGCGTCCGGAAGTGCGCCATGCCGCGCCCGTCAAGGAAGACAGCATCCGCGTCGACGCCGTCAAGCTCGACGCGCTGCTGGAAGTGGCCGGCGAGTCCGTGCAGGCCGCCAACCAGGCTGCCGTGCTGCTCGAGCGCTTGCTGCAATTCAAATTTGAAGGCCAGGCCGCCACCTTGATGGCGACTCTGGCGGAAACCCTGGAACGCGCCTCGCGCTACTCGACGGAACTGCAGCGGGCCACCCTGGCCACGCGCATGCAGCCTGTCGGCCGCCTGTTCCAGAAATTCCCGCGCCTCGTGCGCGAACTGGCCAAGGACCTGGGCAAGGATGTCGAGCTGACCATCGAAGGCGCTGAGACGGAAGTCGACCGCGTCGTGGTCGACAGCCTGTACGATCCGCTCGTGCACATGCTGCGCAACTCGCTCGACCATGGCGTCGAATCGCCGGAAGCGCGCCTGGCTGCCGGCAAGCCCGCCAAATCGTATATTTCGCTGAAGGCATGGCAGGAAGCCAACAGCGTCATGATCGTGCTGCAGGATGATGGCAAGGGCATGGACCCGGTTTTCCTGCGCAGCAAGGCCCAGCAAAAGGGCTTGATCAGCGAAAACGCGCAATTGAGCAACGACGAATGCTTCCAGCTGGTATTCCTGCCGGGCTTCTCGACCAAGGAAGTCGCGTCCAGCGTCTCCGGGCGCGGCGTGGGCATGGACGTGGTGAAAACGGCCGTGGAGAAGAACCGCGGCGCCATCCACATCGAATCGACGCTGGGCAAGGGCACCAAGTTTGCCATCCGCCTGCCGATCGAGCTGTCGATCGTGCCGACCATGCTGGTGTCGACGTCGGGCGCCGCGCTGGCCCTGCCGATGGCGGTGGTGCAGCGCGTCGTCGAATTGCCGGAAACCTTCATGGAAGTGGGCGGTGCGCCCGTGCTGAAAGACCAGGGTCGTCCATTGCCTGTGCGCTCGCTGGCCGGCGCCCTGGGCTACGAATCGTGCAGCGAGCGCGTCGGTATTGTGGTCGCTGCGCCACAGCCGTACATTCTCGCCGTGGAAGCCGTCGATGGCACGGCCGACCTGGTGATCAAGCCGATGACGGCCATCACCGTGGAAGGCATTACCGGTACAGCCCGCTCGGCTGAAGGCGAGCTGGTGCTAGTCGTGGGCCTATCTTTCCTGATGGATGGTTGCAGGGGAAGTGTGCGCATGGCTGCCTAG
- a CDS encoding glutathione peroxidase, which translates to MSDSIYDIPLRRINGEPASLDAYRGKVVLVVNVASACGLTPQYEGLEKLYADKHAEGLVVAGFPANEFGAQEPGSNAEIADFCRGTFGVQFPLFEKIVVKGPGQHPLYQRLVQEQPRAQEKPGSDFRAKLAGYGITQEQPSDVLWNFEKFLISKEGKVVGRFAPDTTVDDAILREAIARELQA; encoded by the coding sequence ATGAGCGACAGCATTTACGACATTCCCTTGCGCCGCATCAATGGCGAGCCCGCCAGTCTGGACGCGTATCGCGGCAAGGTGGTGCTGGTGGTCAATGTGGCCTCCGCGTGCGGCTTGACGCCGCAGTACGAAGGACTGGAAAAACTCTACGCCGACAAGCACGCCGAGGGCCTGGTGGTGGCCGGTTTCCCTGCGAATGAATTCGGTGCGCAGGAGCCGGGCAGCAATGCCGAAATCGCCGACTTTTGCCGTGGCACGTTCGGCGTGCAATTTCCCCTGTTTGAAAAAATCGTCGTCAAGGGCCCGGGCCAGCATCCGCTGTACCAGCGCCTGGTGCAAGAGCAGCCGCGGGCGCAGGAAAAGCCGGGCAGCGATTTCCGCGCCAAGCTGGCCGGCTACGGCATCACGCAGGAGCAGCCCAGCGACGTGCTGTGGAATTTCGAGAAGTTTTTGATCAGCAAGGAGGGTAAGGTGGTGGGACGTTTTGCGCCCGATACCACGGTCGACGATGCGATCTTGCGCGAGGCCATCGCGCGCGAGCTGCAGGCCTAA
- a CDS encoding helix-turn-helix domain-containing protein, which produces MEAGRQRQGRLWSNLKEVCDLLHISSACTIAADELLFQHVQFKTGQRVHTIGQPFDTLYIVNSGFLKTVLIDEFGNEQVLSFPMKGDMLGVDGIHSRHYSSEAVALSDCDLILLPFKKLTALGRVHLELENVMYGVMSRELVREQAMIGMLGALSAEARVARFLVSLADRFAQMGYSSKLFNLRMTRHEIGSYLGLTLETVSRTLSAFNEIGLITVDQRTIGIKDPDALKTLRRLPPSRSRAKQLAAAKLKADTTAATTASAQLLATI; this is translated from the coding sequence ATGGAAGCAGGACGTCAGCGCCAAGGTCGGCTCTGGTCGAACCTGAAGGAGGTATGCGACCTGCTGCATATCTCCAGCGCCTGCACCATCGCCGCCGACGAGCTGCTGTTCCAGCACGTGCAATTCAAGACGGGCCAGCGCGTGCACACCATCGGCCAGCCGTTCGACACCTTGTACATCGTCAATTCGGGCTTCCTGAAAACCGTGCTCATCGATGAATTCGGCAACGAACAGGTGCTCAGCTTTCCCATGAAAGGCGACATGCTGGGCGTCGACGGCATCCACTCGCGCCACTATTCCTCGGAAGCGGTGGCCCTGTCCGACTGCGACCTGATCCTGTTGCCGTTCAAGAAACTCACGGCGCTGGGCAGAGTCCACCTGGAACTGGAAAACGTCATGTATGGCGTGATGAGCCGCGAACTGGTGCGCGAGCAAGCCATGATCGGCATGCTGGGCGCCCTCAGCGCCGAAGCCCGCGTGGCGCGCTTCCTCGTCTCGCTGGCCGACCGCTTCGCGCAGATGGGCTACTCGAGCAAGCTGTTCAACCTGCGCATGACGCGCCATGAAATCGGCAGCTACCTGGGCCTGACCCTGGAAACGGTGAGCCGCACCTTGTCCGCCTTCAATGAAATCGGCCTGATCACGGTCGACCAGCGCACCATCGGCATCAAGGATCCGGACGCCCTAAAAACCCTGCGCCGCCTGCCGCCGTCGCGCTCGCGCGCCAAGCAGCTGGCCGCCGCCAAACTCAAGGCCGATACCACTGCGGCCACCACCGCCTCGGCGCAATTGCTGGCCACCATCTAG
- a CDS encoding DUF4198 domain-containing protein, translated as MLKQLNKPLIALALAGLAMNAHAHRGWMVPSSTMVESKDAWVTVDAAVSDGLFEIDHQPLRLDALQVIGPDGAKVTPANTVTGRLRSVFDVKMEKPGTYKAAIVSQNVMGSYTVNGEQKRFRGNEETFKKDVPADAKDLKITRTAARLETFFSNGETSTEVFKPTGVGLEFVPVTHPNDLRAGEKATWRFLVDGKPAANQAFSLVPGGVRYRGVLGEIRQSTDAKGEITFTVPAAGMYYLSSTWPAAAPAMAGQPPAMPERRMTYAATVEVLPQ; from the coding sequence ATGTTGAAGCAACTCAATAAACCACTGATCGCCCTGGCCCTGGCTGGCCTGGCCATGAACGCCCACGCCCACCGCGGCTGGATGGTGCCTTCGAGCACGATGGTGGAAAGCAAGGATGCCTGGGTGACGGTGGATGCGGCCGTCTCCGATGGCCTGTTTGAAATCGACCACCAGCCGCTGCGCCTCGACGCGCTGCAAGTGATCGGCCCGGATGGCGCGAAAGTGACGCCGGCGAACACCGTCACGGGCCGCTTGCGCAGCGTCTTCGATGTGAAAATGGAAAAACCGGGCACGTATAAAGCGGCCATCGTGTCGCAAAACGTGATGGGCAGCTACACGGTGAACGGTGAGCAGAAGCGTTTCCGCGGCAACGAGGAAACCTTCAAGAAAGATGTGCCGGCCGACGCGAAAGACTTGAAAATCACGCGCACGGCAGCACGCCTGGAAACCTTCTTCAGTAATGGCGAAACCAGTACGGAAGTGTTCAAGCCGACAGGCGTGGGCCTGGAATTCGTTCCAGTGACGCATCCGAACGACTTGCGCGCGGGCGAGAAAGCCACGTGGCGCTTCCTGGTCGACGGCAAGCCGGCAGCGAACCAGGCCTTCAGCCTGGTGCCTGGTGGCGTGCGCTACCGTGGCGTGCTCGGTGAAATCCGCCAGAGCACCGATGCCAAGGGCGAGATCACGTTTACGGTGCCGGCGGCCGGCATGTATTACCTGAGCAGCACCTGGCCGGCGGCCGCACCGGCCATGGCCGGCCAGCCGCCAGCCATGCCCGAGCGCCGCATGACGTACGCGGCCACCGTGGAAGTGCTGCCGCAGTAA
- a CDS encoding universal stress protein — translation MYKKILIATDGSTVSNLTACAGVAFAEQMHADILAVYVAPEYQYPVYIEIIPPSYPSEEEYRIAMRKAGADHWQPILDAAAKRGLQATGLTAFSDSPALKIVEVAQLQQCDLIFMGSHGRSGWGQLLLGSVTNKVLSHSKLPVLVHRLIKEPPSK, via the coding sequence ATGTATAAGAAAATTCTGATCGCCACGGACGGCTCCACCGTCTCTAACTTGACGGCCTGTGCTGGCGTTGCCTTTGCCGAACAGATGCACGCCGACATCCTTGCCGTGTACGTGGCGCCCGAGTACCAGTACCCGGTGTACATCGAAATCATTCCGCCAAGCTATCCCAGTGAAGAGGAATACCGCATCGCCATGCGCAAGGCAGGCGCCGACCACTGGCAGCCCATCCTCGACGCGGCTGCCAAGCGGGGCCTGCAAGCAACGGGCCTGACAGCGTTTTCCGACAGTCCCGCCCTGAAAATAGTGGAAGTGGCGCAATTGCAGCAATGCGACCTGATTTTCATGGGCTCGCATGGCCGCAGCGGCTGGGGTCAGTTACTGCTGGGCAGCGTGACCAACAAGGTGCTGTCGCACTCCAAATTGCCCGTCCTCGTGCATAGACTGATCAAGGAACCCCCTTCGAAATAA